Proteins from a genomic interval of Kitasatospora herbaricolor:
- a CDS encoding LysR family transcriptional regulator — MDIDARTLRTFCAVVRSGSFTAAARRLGYSQSSVTARMRALERQIGEPVFERLPAGVRLTPAGATLREYAQQLLGLVDEMEEALRGPAAAPPRLTLGLTPALAHAELVARTARFARLLLPGWRIGLRTVGGREIPAALRAGALDGALLLPGTVAGPGEGDDRPAPGDLRATVLKELEFTAVTGAGLRRPAGVRPGARPRPGRPEHPGRPDGPAERPDGRGRLRRTGRTAVPAPDRVLVTDLDCPSQRWLPEYLRLRYGLPPERLETGSADGAAACVRAGLGCAMLPAGLAAAGSDDGLLPLPDVPRLRLPVALVSGRAGGLREEHREALAEALRLALGDAPVSLYRAVAPSGTG; from the coding sequence ATGGACATCGACGCCAGGACCCTGCGCACCTTCTGCGCGGTGGTCCGAAGCGGGTCGTTCACGGCGGCCGCCCGCCGGCTGGGCTACTCGCAGTCCAGCGTCACCGCCCGGATGCGGGCCCTGGAGCGGCAGATCGGCGAGCCGGTCTTCGAGCGGCTCCCGGCCGGGGTGCGGCTCACCCCGGCCGGCGCCACGCTACGCGAGTACGCGCAACAACTCCTCGGCCTGGTGGACGAGATGGAGGAAGCCCTCCGAGGCCCGGCGGCCGCCCCGCCACGGCTGACGCTGGGCCTCACGCCGGCTCTCGCGCATGCCGAACTGGTCGCCCGGACGGCCCGGTTCGCCCGCCTGCTGCTCCCCGGGTGGCGGATCGGACTGCGGACCGTGGGCGGCCGGGAGATCCCGGCCGCCCTGCGGGCCGGCGCCCTGGACGGCGCGCTGCTGCTCCCGGGCACCGTCGCCGGGCCGGGCGAGGGCGACGACCGCCCGGCCCCGGGGGACCTGCGGGCGACCGTCCTGAAGGAGCTGGAGTTCACCGCGGTGACCGGCGCCGGCCTGCGCCGTCCGGCCGGCGTCCGGCCCGGAGCACGACCACGCCCGGGACGGCCGGAGCACCCCGGGCGACCGGACGGGCCGGCCGAGCGGCCCGACGGGCGGGGCCGCCTCCGGCGGACGGGCCGGACCGCCGTGCCGGCCCCGGACCGGGTGCTGGTGACGGATCTCGACTGCCCCTCCCAGCGCTGGCTGCCGGAGTACCTGCGCCTGCGGTACGGCCTGCCTCCGGAGCGCCTGGAGACCGGCTCGGCCGACGGCGCGGCCGCCTGCGTCCGGGCAGGTCTCGGCTGCGCCATGCTCCCGGCGGGCCTGGCCGCCGCCGGGTCCGACGACGGGCTGCTCCCGCTGCCCGACGTGCCCCGGCTGCGCCTGCCGGTGGCGCTGGTCTCCGGGCGGGCGGGCGGCCTGCGGGAGGAGCACCGGGAGGCCCTGGCCGAGGCCCTCCGCCTGGCCTTGGGCGACGCCCCCGTGAGCCTGTACCGGGCCGTGGCCCCGAGCGGTACCGGCTGA
- a CDS encoding carboxymuconolactone decarboxylase family protein, producing the protein MSRMPQLTADTATGEQRELIEDTRKQLGRVPNLYAAMANGPAALRGYLALRDSLVGGSFDTRRREQLALFIAQRNGCTYCVSAHSLRGEKVGLSPEELLLTRQGSDTDPHMAQVLRITGEVMATGGRVTDEAVAEARRAGVTDAELAEIVAHIALNVLSNYFNHLAEPDLDFPLVDAHAA; encoded by the coding sequence ATGTCCCGGATGCCCCAGCTCACCGCCGACACCGCCACCGGGGAGCAGCGCGAGCTGATCGAGGACACCCGCAAGCAGCTGGGCCGGGTGCCCAACCTCTACGCGGCCATGGCGAACGGGCCGGCCGCCCTGCGCGGCTACCTCGCCCTGCGCGACTCGTTGGTCGGCGGCAGCTTCGACACCCGCCGGCGCGAGCAGCTCGCTCTCTTCATCGCCCAGCGCAACGGCTGCACCTACTGCGTGTCGGCGCACAGCCTGCGTGGCGAAAAGGTCGGTCTGTCCCCCGAGGAACTGCTGCTGACCAGGCAGGGCTCCGACACGGACCCGCACATGGCCCAGGTGCTGCGGATCACCGGCGAGGTCATGGCCACCGGCGGCCGGGTCACCGACGAGGCCGTCGCCGAGGCCCGCCGGGCCGGGGTCACCGACGCCGAGCTGGCCGAGATCGTCGCGCACATCGCGCTCAACGTGCTCTCGAACTACTTCAACCACCTGGCCGAGCCGGACCTGGACTTCCCGCTGGTCGACGCGCACGCCGCCTGA
- a CDS encoding TetR/AcrR family transcriptional regulator, with protein MPTNARERLLIAAERLFYEDGIRAVGVERILAESEVGRASFYRHFPSKDDLVVEMLRRRDANWRAWLSRTVDSSTLGPEQLPLALFDGLAERFEAADFRGCAFINTMIEEADRSSPAHHVAAEHKEKVIAYLDRLLVDGGYRDHATLARQFALLADGAIVTALREGGTEAAPRARAVASALLRAAEREAQP; from the coding sequence GTGCCGACCAATGCCAGGGAGCGACTCCTGATCGCCGCCGAACGCCTCTTCTACGAGGACGGGATCCGCGCCGTCGGCGTCGAACGGATCCTGGCCGAGTCGGAGGTGGGACGGGCCTCCTTCTACCGTCACTTCCCGAGCAAGGACGACCTGGTCGTCGAGATGCTCCGGCGCCGCGACGCCAACTGGCGCGCCTGGCTCAGCCGGACGGTCGACAGCAGCACCCTCGGCCCGGAGCAGCTCCCGCTCGCGCTGTTCGACGGGCTGGCCGAACGCTTCGAGGCGGCCGACTTCCGCGGCTGCGCCTTCATCAACACCATGATCGAGGAGGCCGACCGGAGCAGCCCGGCCCACCACGTCGCCGCCGAGCACAAGGAGAAGGTGATCGCCTACCTCGACCGGCTGCTCGTCGACGGCGGGTACCGCGACCACGCGACGCTGGCCCGCCAGTTCGCCCTGCTCGCGGACGGCGCGATCGTCACCGCCCTGCGCGAGGGCGGCACCGAGGCCGCCCCGCGGGCCCGCGCCGTCGCGTCCGCGCTGCTCCGGGCCGCCGAACGCGAAGCGCAGCCGTAG
- a CDS encoding HPP family protein, whose amino-acid sequence MSRSISSPPAPAQPIDAAPPPASSPEPPGPTPPSAPTLRAAALSTLTTTAALLVLVALGRASGLLLMIAPLAATAMIVCASPALPPAQPRSVLLGQCLSVLVGLTAGALLGRSLWVAALAAGLSAGLMGMLRAVHAPAAATAVLVVVQHPAPVRFLLLLALGSVLIVLVGTAAARIGAIGRYPARWW is encoded by the coding sequence GTGAGCCGTTCCATCAGCAGTCCGCCGGCACCGGCACAGCCCATCGACGCGGCGCCCCCTCCGGCCTCGTCACCCGAACCGCCCGGGCCGACCCCACCGTCGGCACCGACGCTGCGGGCCGCAGCGCTGAGCACCCTCACGACCACCGCCGCCCTGCTGGTACTGGTCGCTCTCGGCCGGGCGAGCGGCCTGCTGCTGATGATCGCCCCGCTGGCCGCAACCGCGATGATCGTCTGCGCCTCCCCCGCCCTGCCGCCGGCGCAGCCGCGGAGCGTGCTGCTCGGCCAGTGCCTCTCGGTGCTGGTGGGCCTGACGGCCGGTGCCCTTCTCGGCCGTTCGCTCTGGGTCGCGGCCCTGGCCGCGGGCCTGTCGGCCGGCCTGATGGGGATGCTGCGGGCGGTGCACGCACCGGCCGCGGCCACCGCCGTCCTGGTGGTCGTCCAGCATCCGGCACCGGTGCGGTTCCTCCTGCTGCTGGCGCTGGGCAGCGTGCTGATCGTGCTCGTCGGGACCGCTGCGGCGCGGATCGGCGCGATCGGGAGGTACCCGGCCCGGTGGTGGTGA
- a CDS encoding GNAT family N-acetyltransferase, which translates to MPGSLHGALVTLRPATAADIAVLAAIRATPEVRRWWRGGPDLPAEIAEDLADPGAHTYVVLHQGLVVGAIQWSAEEEPDYRHASIDIFLGPEVHGRGLGTDAVRTLARHLFTEHGHHRVVIDPAADNAAAVRSYTKAGFRPVGVMRRYERGPDGSWHDNLLMDLLADELPGPGGPAS; encoded by the coding sequence ATGCCCGGTTCCCTGCACGGCGCCCTGGTCACCCTGCGCCCGGCCACGGCCGCCGACATCGCCGTGCTGGCGGCCATCCGCGCCACGCCCGAGGTCCGCCGGTGGTGGCGCGGCGGCCCCGACCTGCCCGCGGAGATCGCCGAGGACCTGGCGGACCCGGGTGCCCACACCTATGTGGTGCTGCACCAGGGCCTGGTGGTCGGCGCGATCCAGTGGTCGGCCGAGGAGGAGCCGGACTACCGGCACGCCAGCATCGACATCTTCCTCGGCCCGGAGGTCCACGGGCGCGGCCTGGGTACCGACGCCGTCCGCACGCTGGCCCGGCACCTCTTCACCGAACACGGGCACCACCGAGTGGTGATCGACCCGGCGGCCGACAACGCGGCGGCCGTCCGGAGCTACACCAAAGCCGGGTTCCGCCCGGTAGGCGTCATGCGGCGCTACGAGCGCGGTCCGGACGGCAGCTGGCACGACAACCTGCTGATGGACCTGCTCGCGGACGAGCTCCCCGGCCCCGGCGGCCCGGCGTCCTGA
- a CDS encoding carbon-nitrogen hydrolase family protein: MPSTAPADRLPRPAEHLLPLPGDLPGTVLRIATVQAPVVAGDIPANAATAAALIREAAAAGARVVLFAEKFLSGYEPALIAADPSRHAVQQPADARLAPIADACRESAVTAVVGAAVRDEAGELRVSALVVGSDGELVTRYDKQYLFKSEAEIYRPGTTGCTLELDGWRLGLGICYDSGFPEHARAAALDGCHAYLVGALFSVGHGHHESRTWFPARALDNTVYTVLSNHIGQTGGWNTCGASAVWGPDGRLLAEAGPDARQLVLADLDPAVLSATRQSEPLLHDFRSGPAFRSGPAVAERLLHRLG, translated from the coding sequence ATGCCGTCGACAGCCCCCGCAGACCGTCTCCCGCGCCCTGCCGAGCACCTCCTCCCCCTCCCCGGCGACCTTCCCGGCACCGTGCTGCGGATCGCCACCGTGCAGGCCCCGGTCGTGGCGGGCGACATCCCCGCCAATGCCGCGACGGCCGCCGCCCTGATCCGGGAAGCCGCCGCGGCCGGCGCCCGGGTGGTGCTCTTCGCCGAGAAGTTCCTCTCCGGCTACGAACCCGCCCTGATCGCGGCCGACCCGTCCCGGCACGCCGTCCAACAGCCCGCCGACGCCCGGCTGGCCCCGATCGCGGACGCCTGCCGCGAGAGCGCCGTCACCGCCGTGGTCGGCGCCGCCGTGCGGGACGAAGCGGGCGAGCTGCGCGTCTCCGCCCTGGTCGTCGGCTCCGACGGGGAGCTGGTCACCCGGTACGACAAGCAGTACCTCTTCAAGTCCGAGGCGGAGATCTACCGCCCGGGAACCACCGGGTGCACCCTCGAACTGGACGGCTGGCGGCTCGGCCTGGGCATCTGCTACGACTCCGGCTTCCCCGAGCACGCCCGGGCCGCCGCGCTGGACGGCTGCCACGCGTACCTGGTGGGCGCGCTCTTCAGCGTGGGCCACGGCCACCACGAGTCCCGGACGTGGTTCCCGGCCCGCGCCCTCGACAACACCGTGTACACCGTCCTGTCGAACCACATCGGGCAGACGGGCGGCTGGAACACGTGCGGTGCGAGCGCCGTCTGGGGCCCGGACGGCCGCCTGCTGGCCGAGGCCGGTCCGGACGCGCGCCAACTCGTCCTGGCCGACCTCGACCCGGCGGTCCTGAGCGCCACCCGGCAGTCCGAGCCGCTGCTCCATGACTTCCGTTCCGGCCCCGCCTTCCGTTCCGGCCCCGCCGTCGCCGAACGGCTCCTGCACCGCCTGGGCTGA
- a CDS encoding phosphatase PAP2 family protein: MHLTKGSPPAAPDRHLLRYGVLAACCAALFAVLFALVEARWGPLARLDRSWTDGEHGYARDHTAWTAAVQTLSNIGGTVTMRTLLGLAAVWLWLIGARVLAAWAAAQALVGWAALYALRLLVGRPRPHFGDPVAYAAGPAFPSGHAMASAITCVILVWLIRPHTNRAGRVAATGVAALAVLAVGWTRIVLGVHWPSDVLAGWLAAGVILGGVTVAVEIWRPGDLARDVRRVNWRTRPRVQRVLASEPSAPGREG, from the coding sequence ATGCACCTGACCAAAGGCTCGCCTCCCGCTGCCCCGGACCGCCATCTGCTGCGGTACGGGGTGCTGGCGGCCTGCTGCGCCGCGCTCTTCGCGGTGCTGTTCGCCCTGGTCGAGGCACGCTGGGGCCCACTGGCCCGGCTGGACCGGAGCTGGACCGACGGTGAGCACGGCTACGCCCGCGACCACACCGCCTGGACCGCCGCCGTACAGACCCTCAGCAACATCGGCGGCACCGTCACCATGCGGACCCTGCTCGGGCTGGCCGCCGTCTGGCTCTGGCTGATCGGCGCCCGGGTGCTGGCCGCCTGGGCGGCGGCCCAGGCGCTGGTCGGCTGGGCCGCGCTGTATGCGCTCCGGCTCCTGGTCGGCCGCCCCCGCCCGCACTTCGGTGACCCGGTCGCCTACGCGGCCGGCCCGGCCTTCCCCTCCGGGCACGCGATGGCGTCCGCGATCACCTGCGTGATCCTGGTCTGGCTGATCCGCCCGCACACCAACCGGGCCGGCCGCGTGGCCGCCACCGGTGTGGCGGCCCTGGCGGTCCTGGCGGTCGGCTGGACCAGGATCGTCCTCGGCGTGCACTGGCCGAGCGACGTACTGGCCGGGTGGCTGGCCGCCGGAGTGATCCTGGGCGGTGTGACCGTCGCCGTGGAGATCTGGCGCCCCGGCGACCTCGCCCGCGACGTCCGGCGGGTCAACTGGCGCACCCGCCCCCGGGTGCAGCGCGTGCTGGCGAGCGAGCCGTCCGCCCCGGGCCGGGAGGGCTGA
- a CDS encoding sigma-70 family RNA polymerase sigma factor: MATRAVVRDRADRTRAARPTNFEADRDLVGMYLDEIARTPLLDAAEEVELSLRIEAGVYAQHLLEEGTLPEGAEREELEAIAEDAERAKDVFIRSNLRLVVAVARRYPRSGLPLLDLIQEGNAGLVRAVEKFDYAKGFKFSTYATWWIRQAITRSIADQSRTIRLPVHLVEELGRIRRVQREKAKELGREPEPSEIAAELDTTETRIKDVLDWARDPVSLNMSVDDEGETQFGDLVEDTGATSPEDAVMVMLRREELDGLIGRLDDRTASIIRSRYGMEDGRERTLTEVGKQHGLTRERIRQIEKHALAELKKIADHAGFEAA; encoded by the coding sequence ATGGCCACCCGTGCCGTCGTTCGCGACAGGGCCGACCGGACTCGCGCGGCCCGCCCGACCAACTTCGAAGCCGACCGTGACCTGGTCGGGATGTACCTCGACGAGATCGCCAGGACGCCCCTGCTCGATGCCGCCGAAGAGGTCGAGCTGTCGCTGCGGATCGAGGCCGGCGTCTACGCCCAGCACCTGCTGGAGGAGGGCACGCTCCCCGAGGGCGCCGAGCGCGAGGAGCTGGAGGCGATAGCCGAGGACGCCGAACGCGCCAAGGACGTCTTCATCCGCTCCAACCTTCGGCTGGTCGTGGCGGTGGCCCGGCGGTACCCCCGTAGCGGCCTGCCCCTGCTCGACCTCATCCAGGAGGGCAACGCCGGCCTGGTCAGGGCGGTCGAGAAGTTCGACTACGCCAAGGGATTCAAGTTCTCCACCTATGCGACCTGGTGGATCCGGCAGGCGATCACCCGCTCGATCGCCGACCAGTCCCGCACCATCCGGCTGCCCGTCCACCTGGTCGAGGAGCTCGGGCGGATCCGCCGGGTGCAGCGCGAGAAGGCCAAGGAGCTGGGTCGCGAGCCCGAGCCGTCCGAGATCGCCGCGGAGCTCGACACCACCGAGACCCGGATCAAGGACGTGCTCGACTGGGCCCGTGACCCGGTCAGTCTCAACATGTCCGTCGACGACGAGGGCGAGACCCAGTTCGGCGACCTGGTCGAGGACACCGGCGCGACCTCGCCCGAGGACGCGGTGATGGTGATGCTCCGCCGTGAGGAGCTGGACGGCCTGATCGGGCGGCTGGACGACCGCACGGCGTCGATCATCCGCTCCCGCTACGGCATGGAGGACGGCCGCGAGCGCACCCTCACCGAGGTGGGCAAGCAGCACGGGCTCACCCGCGAGCGGATCCGGCAGATCGAGAAGCACGCGCTGGCCGAGCTGAAGAAGATCGCCGACCACGCGGGCTTCGAGGCAGCCTGA
- the mscL gene encoding large conductance mechanosensitive channel protein MscL — protein sequence MKGFKEFLLRGNVVELAVAVVIGAAFTNIVNAFVKGVINPIVGAFGAKDLAAYSSCLKGPCELSATGEATTGILILWGSVLSAALQFLITAAVVYFVLILPMNRLAARRKTLLEVQTEAEVKEVALLTEIRDALLSRS from the coding sequence ATGAAGGGCTTCAAGGAATTCCTGCTCCGCGGCAATGTCGTCGAACTCGCCGTGGCCGTCGTGATCGGCGCCGCGTTCACCAACATCGTCAACGCCTTCGTCAAGGGCGTGATCAACCCCATCGTCGGCGCCTTCGGCGCCAAGGACCTGGCCGCCTACAGTTCCTGCCTCAAGGGGCCGTGCGAGCTCAGCGCGACCGGGGAGGCCACCACCGGCATCCTGATCCTCTGGGGGTCCGTGCTCAGCGCCGCGCTGCAGTTCCTGATCACCGCAGCGGTCGTCTACTTCGTCCTGATCCTCCCGATGAACCGGCTCGCCGCCCGGCGCAAGACCCTGCTGGAGGTCCAGACCGAGGCGGAGGTCAAGGAGGTCGCCCTGCTCACCGAGATCCGCGACGCGCTGCTCAGCCGGTCCTGA
- a CDS encoding FmdB family zinc ribbon protein, producing the protein MPTYQYQCTECGNGLEAVQKFTDDALTTCPDCQGRLRKVFSAVGVVFKGSGFYRTDSRSSSSSSVGAGSSAAAAGSGSSTGGSSTGGSSTSGSSTSASPAPAAAKSTGSASTS; encoded by the coding sequence GTGCCCACGTACCAGTACCAGTGCACCGAGTGCGGCAACGGCCTGGAGGCGGTGCAGAAGTTCACCGACGACGCGCTGACCACGTGCCCCGACTGCCAGGGACGGCTCCGCAAGGTCTTCTCGGCCGTGGGCGTGGTCTTCAAGGGCTCCGGCTTCTACCGGACGGACAGCCGCTCGTCCTCCAGCAGCTCGGTCGGCGCGGGCTCTTCGGCCGCCGCAGCCGGGAGCGGTTCCTCCACGGGCGGCTCGTCCACCGGCGGCAGCTCCACCAGCGGCTCCAGCACCTCCGCGAGCCCGGCCCCGGCCGCCGCCAAGTCGACCGGCAGCGCCTCGACGAGCTGA
- a CDS encoding MFS transporter, protein MTARRTVDNAPARVGYGTLLRTPGARGFLVPAFAARLPYAMLSLGIVLLVLDTHGSYGTAGAVAAVSAVAQAFVGPQTGRLADRFGQSAVLVPSVLVHAVSVGALIALALGHAPVWTLFLAAAPAGASVPQIGAMVRARWVTKLADSSPGTLNTAFAFESVTDEFTFVVGPVLATAVATGVTPAAGLVAEAALTVVGGLAFAAQRSTAPARHPQVPGTRRVSALASPGVRLLAGAFLGVGTVFGAMQVSVTAFAEAAGRPGASGIVYGVFAGGSMLAGVLYGMVAWRRSARRRMLGSYALLVLGCSTLWAMPNLTALALAGLVCGLAIAPTLITGYTLVETLVADGAKTEAFTWLTGAIGLGLAAGSTVAGRLIDGHGPSAGFLVPVAGAGLGLLALALLRRLLVAPTAAPVAADAAPAGAVTAAPAGISEILMPPTVTGAGCPASATPGRTLATSGAAAQLVGAAKG, encoded by the coding sequence GTGACGGCCCGCCGAACGGTCGACAACGCCCCCGCACGAGTCGGGTACGGCACGCTGCTGCGCACCCCGGGAGCCCGCGGGTTCCTGGTGCCCGCCTTCGCCGCCCGCCTGCCCTACGCGATGCTCAGCCTGGGCATCGTGCTGCTGGTCCTGGACACCCACGGCTCGTACGGGACGGCCGGCGCCGTCGCGGCGGTCTCCGCCGTCGCCCAGGCCTTCGTCGGCCCGCAGACCGGCCGGCTCGCCGACCGCTTCGGCCAGTCCGCCGTCCTGGTGCCGAGCGTGCTGGTGCACGCGGTATCGGTCGGCGCGCTGATCGCGCTGGCCCTCGGCCACGCCCCGGTCTGGACGCTCTTCCTCGCCGCCGCCCCGGCCGGCGCCAGCGTGCCGCAGATCGGCGCGATGGTCCGGGCCCGCTGGGTCACCAAGCTGGCCGACTCCTCGCCGGGCACCCTCAACACCGCCTTCGCGTTCGAGTCCGTGACGGACGAGTTCACCTTCGTGGTCGGTCCGGTGCTCGCCACCGCCGTCGCCACCGGGGTCACCCCCGCCGCCGGACTCGTCGCCGAGGCCGCCCTGACCGTCGTCGGCGGGCTCGCCTTCGCCGCGCAGCGGAGCACCGCACCGGCCCGTCACCCGCAGGTACCGGGCACCCGTCGGGTCTCCGCGCTCGCCTCCCCCGGGGTCCGGCTGCTGGCCGGCGCGTTCCTCGGCGTCGGCACCGTCTTCGGTGCCATGCAGGTCTCTGTGACCGCCTTCGCCGAGGCGGCCGGACGCCCCGGCGCCAGCGGCATCGTGTACGGCGTCTTCGCCGGCGGCTCGATGCTGGCCGGCGTGCTCTACGGCATGGTCGCCTGGCGCCGCTCGGCCCGCCGGCGGATGCTCGGCAGCTACGCGCTGCTGGTCCTCGGCTGCTCCACCCTCTGGGCGATGCCCAACCTGACCGCGCTGGCGCTGGCCGGGCTGGTCTGCGGGCTCGCCATCGCCCCGACCCTGATCACCGGCTACACCCTGGTCGAGACCCTGGTCGCCGACGGCGCCAAGACCGAGGCCTTCACCTGGCTGACCGGCGCGATCGGCCTCGGCCTCGCCGCCGGCTCGACCGTCGCGGGCCGGCTGATCGACGGCCACGGCCCGTCGGCCGGATTCCTGGTGCCGGTGGCCGGCGCCGGGCTCGGCCTGCTGGCCCTGGCCCTGCTGCGGCGATTGCTCGTCGCGCCGACGGCGGCCCCGGTTGCGGCAGACGCGGCCCCGGCGGGCGCGGTGACCGCCGCACCTGCGGGGATCTCCGAGATCCTGATGCCCCCGACCGTCACCGGTGCGGGTTGCCCGGCCTCCGCCACGCCCGGCCGGACCCTGGCCACCAGCGGCGCCGCGGCGCAGCTGGTGGGGGCCGCGAAGGGCTGA
- a CDS encoding potassium/proton antiporter, whose amino-acid sequence MTVDHLNHFLLEFSAILLVAVVAVRISTRSGLPSLLIYLGIGVALGQNGLGITFNNAELTQVLGYAALVVILAEGGLKTSWREVRPVMPAAVVLATFGVAVSVFVTAAGAHYLVGLDWRAALLLGAIVSSTDAAAVFSVLRMVPLPHRLTGLLEAESGFNDAPVVILVVAFATAGEADSWYVLTGTIVAELAIGAAVGLAIGKLGAYAVKHVALPSSGLYPIAVLALTVLAYAGGALLHGSGFLAVYVSAVILGNAKLPHGPAVRGFADGLAWIGQIGMFVLLGLLCTPASMGSAVVPALVIGSVLVLLARPLSVLLTLTPFRLPLREQALLSWAGLRGAVPIVLATIPLVSGAPRAQEIFNIVFILVVVFTLIQGPTLPWVAKWLKISEGAMGQDLGIESAPLEKLHGQLLSVALSAGSRMSGVEVGELRLPAGAAVTLVVREGSSFVPDKTTVLRGGDELLVVTTDEVGEAAEKRLRAVDKGGKLAGWLNGR is encoded by the coding sequence GTGACTGTTGACCACCTGAACCACTTCCTGCTCGAATTCTCCGCGATCCTGCTGGTCGCGGTGGTCGCCGTGCGCATCTCCACCCGCTCCGGGCTCCCCAGCCTGCTGATCTACCTGGGCATCGGGGTGGCGCTCGGCCAGAACGGCCTGGGCATCACCTTCAACAACGCCGAGCTCACCCAGGTCCTCGGCTACGCGGCCCTGGTGGTGATCCTCGCCGAGGGCGGCCTCAAGACCAGCTGGCGCGAGGTCAGACCGGTGATGCCGGCCGCCGTCGTGCTGGCCACCTTCGGCGTCGCCGTCAGCGTCTTCGTCACCGCGGCCGGCGCCCACTACCTGGTCGGCCTGGACTGGCGGGCCGCCCTGCTGCTGGGCGCCATCGTCTCCTCGACCGACGCCGCGGCCGTCTTCTCCGTCCTGCGGATGGTCCCGCTCCCGCACCGGCTGACCGGTCTGCTGGAGGCCGAGTCGGGCTTCAACGACGCCCCCGTGGTCATCCTGGTCGTCGCCTTCGCCACCGCCGGCGAGGCGGACTCCTGGTACGTGCTGACCGGCACCATCGTCGCCGAGCTGGCCATCGGCGCCGCGGTCGGCCTCGCGATCGGCAAGCTCGGCGCCTACGCGGTCAAGCACGTCGCCCTGCCGTCCTCCGGCCTCTACCCGATCGCGGTGCTCGCGCTCACCGTGCTCGCGTACGCGGGCGGCGCCCTGCTGCACGGCTCGGGCTTCCTGGCCGTCTACGTCAGCGCGGTCATCCTCGGCAACGCCAAGCTGCCGCACGGGCCCGCCGTCCGGGGCTTCGCGGACGGGCTGGCCTGGATCGGGCAGATCGGCATGTTCGTCCTGCTCGGACTTCTCTGCACCCCCGCCAGCATGGGCTCGGCGGTGGTCCCCGCGCTGGTCATCGGCAGCGTGCTGGTGCTGCTGGCCCGCCCGTTGTCGGTGCTCCTGACGCTCACCCCGTTCCGGCTGCCACTGCGCGAGCAGGCGCTGCTGAGCTGGGCCGGGCTGCGCGGCGCGGTGCCGATCGTGCTGGCCACCATCCCGCTGGTGTCGGGCGCGCCCCGGGCCCAGGAGATCTTCAACATCGTCTTCATCCTGGTCGTGGTCTTCACGCTGATCCAGGGGCCGACCCTGCCGTGGGTGGCCAAGTGGCTGAAGATCTCCGAGGGCGCGATGGGCCAGGACCTCGGCATCGAGTCCGCGCCGCTGGAGAAGCTGCACGGACAGCTGCTGTCGGTGGCCCTGTCGGCCGGCTCGCGGATGTCCGGGGTGGAGGTCGGCGAGCTGCGGCTGCCGGCCGGGGCCGCGGTGACCCTGGTGGTGCGGGAGGGCAGCAGTTTCGTGCCGGACAAGACCACCGTGCTGCGCGGCGGGGACGAGTTGCTGGTGGTCACCACGGACGAGGTCGGCGAGGCCGCCGAGAAGCGGCTGCGGGCCGTCGACAAGGGCGGCAAGCTGGCCGGCTGGCTGAACGGGCGGTAG